One region of Pagrus major chromosome 5, Pma_NU_1.0 genomic DNA includes:
- the LOC140996622 gene encoding L-serine dehydratase/L-threonine deaminase-like: MKTQQPLHVATPVRQSLALTKVAGTSVYLKLDSSQPTGSFKIRGIGHLCRTWAERGCERFVCCSGGNAGMAAAYSARQLGVPATIVVPSVTPNPTVERLKDEGATVVIHGKALNESIEYGQQLVANNPGWIFISPFDDPLIWEGHTSLVKELEQDLREKPGAIVLSVGGGGLLNGVVEGLRRAGWADVPIVAMETMGAHSLNAAVKAGELVTLPEITSVATTLGLTRVSAQTLKLVNEHTVFSEVVTDQEAVKAVERFVDDEKVLVEPACGAALAAVYSDIIKRLKNEGKLAQHLGPVVIVVCGGNNISMEQLRRLKKQLGVI, encoded by the exons ATGAAGACCCAGCAGCCTCTTCATGTGGCCACTCCAGTGAGGCAGAGCCTTGCCCTGACCAAAGTAGCTGGGACCTCTGTTTACCTCAAGCTGGATTCATCTCAGCCCACAGGATCCTTCAAGATCAGGGGCATCGGACACCTCTGCAGAACT TGGGCAGAGCGAGGATGTGAGCGATTTGTCTGCTGCTCAG GAGGAAACGCAGGGATGGCAGCAGCTTATTCTGCCCGTCAGCTCGGGGTACCTGCAACCATAGTGGTTCCAAGTGTTACACCAAACCCAACAGTGGAGAGGCTGAAGGACGAGGGCGCCACCGTGGTGATTCATGGCAAG GCTCTAAATGAGAGCATTGAATACGGACAGCAGCTTGTGGCCAACAACCCGGGCTGGATTTTCATCTCACCCTTCGATGATCCCCTCATCTG ggAAGGCCACACGTCTCTGGTGAAGGAGCTGGAGCAAGACCTGAGGGAGAAGCCAGGAGCCATAGTGCTGTCGGTGGGAGGCGGAGGCCTGCTGAACGGAGTGGTGGAGGGACTGCGTCGCGCCGGCTGGGCTGACGTGCCCATTGTAGCCATGGAAACCATGGGAGCACACAGCCTCAATGCAGCAGTGAAGGCCGGAGAGCTGGTCACCTTACCCGAAATAACCAG TGTTGCAACCACACTGGGCCTGACGAGGGTGTCTGCACAGACTCTCAAACTGGTGAACGAGCACACAGTTTTCTCAGAAGTAGTCACAGATCAGGAGGCTGTGAAAGCTGTGGAGCGCTTTGTAG ATGATGAGAAGGTCCTGGTGGAGCCCGCCTGTGGCGCTGCCCTGGCAGCTGTGTACAGTGACATTATCAAAAGACTGAAGAATGAGGGCAAGCTGGCACAGCACCTGGGCCCGGTGGTCATCGTGGTGTGCGGCGGCAACAACATCAGCatggagcagctgaggaggctGAAAAAACAGCTCGGTGTCATCTAG